The following are encoded together in the Platichthys flesus chromosome 9, fPlaFle2.1, whole genome shotgun sequence genome:
- the si:ch73-40i7.5 gene encoding amyloid-beta A4 precursor protein-binding family A member 3 isoform X2, whose product MDTDVCPADQSNSAPSDTQWSDSVPVNEASGVEFIRRTVAALPGSEVEDLDSFNMIEPPPLDWRSDSSSEVGSADNLDDPSFPPSDGLDKASPEEPVLVPSNISDTVAQIDINQQELVQNNSEPEQNTEVEAEEEDVAVEEEQEVRQEDLEGVGEEEDNKQVTFRDMDYIETEEEYPNRTSADEDHSRIHSLLSQLQLIGEEPHPDPQTPSHHHCSSTSEQEACSSSLITDNSTETTGLLFSESHQRDVLGLLQCTEIGARPRPTSLPHVGEVDAVVSVSYSQGDAQRFWGHYRNGQHQRHREDSLSSLPDEEYPEPVWMKLGEEPPDEEAAAVSEKSADDRPAYKDVPGPCDPEDLLDGVIFGSKYLGSTQIKSEKNPSTNARMTQAQEAVDRIKAPEGESQPMTEVDLFISTQRIKVLTADTQEAMMDHALQMISYIADIGNIVVLMARRKRKGQDSDPPSDSTSPSSSSGSQKKCLMICHVFSSEDAQTIAQAIGQAFGVAYQQFLHTNGLKASDLRPGEYSDYLESQELYNGDLAHFSDSQNLRDVAITKAAGELLGVAVVESGWGSILPTVVVANLLHGGAAERSGELSIGDRIMSVNGTSMVGLPITTCQNIIRDLKSQKYLKLSIVHCPPVTSAIIKRPDLKFQLGFSVEDGIICSLMRGGIAERGGIRVGHRIIEINGQSVVATQHEKIIQILTHAIGEIHLKTMPASTYRLLTGQEQPVFI is encoded by the exons ATGGACACAGACGTATGCCCTGCTGATCAGTCCAACTCTGCACCCTCAGACACCCAGTGGTCTGACTCTGTCCCTGTTAATGAAGCCTCAGGGGTTGAGTTCATTAGACGGACTGTGGCCGCTCTGCCAGGCTCAGAGGTGGAGGATCTGGACTCCTTCAACATGATTGAGCCTCCTCCATTAGACTGGAGGTCTGACTCCTCCAGTGAGGTGGGCTCCGCAGACAACCTGGATGACCCAAGCTTTCCTCCTTCTGACGGCTTAGACAAGGCCAGTCCAGAGGAGCCAGTATTAGTACCTTCAAACATTAGTGACACAGTGGCTCAGATTGACATAAACCAGCAGGAACTGGTGCAAAACAATTCAGAACCAGAGCAGAACACTGAGGTGGAAGCGGAAGAAGAGGATGTAGCAGTGGAAGAGGAACAAGAGGTGAGGCAGGAAGACTTGGAGGGTgttggggaggaggaggacaacaaGCAGGTAACATTCAGGGACATGGATTATATAGAAACAGAAGAGGAATATCCTAACAGAACATCAGCTGACGAAGACCACAGCCGCATCCACTCCCTGCTCAGCCAGCTCCAGCTGATTGGGGAAGAGCCTCATCCCGATCCTCAAACACCATCTCACCATCACTGCTCCAGCACGTCTGAGCAAGAAGCCTGCTCTTCATCCCTAATAACAGATAACAGCACTGAAACCACTGGGTTGCTGTTCTCTGAAAGCCACCAGAGAGACGTTCTAGGGCTGCTGCAGTGCACAGAGATCGGTGCTAGACCACGTCCCACCTCTTTGCCCCACGTAGGAGAGGTGGACGCAGTGGTGTCAGTTTCCTACAGTCAGGGGGATGCACAAAGGTTCTGGGGGCATTATAGGAATGGGCAACATCAGCGTCACAGGGAGgactccctctcctctctgcctgaCGAAGAGTATCCTGAACCAGTGTGGATGAAGCTGGGTGAGGAGCCTCCGGATGAAGAAGCGGCTGCAGTCAGTGAGAAG AGTGCTGATGATCGCCCTGCATACAAAGACG TGCCTGGTCCCTGTGATCCTGAAGACCTGTTGGATGGGGTAATATTTGGGTCCAAGTATCTGGGCTCCACTCAGATCAAATCCGAGAAGAACCCGTCTACCAACGCTCGTATGACTCAGGCTCAGGAGGCTGTGGACCGAATAAAG GCTCCAGAGGGTGAGTCTCAGCCAATGACGGAAGTGGATCTGTTCATCTCCACGCAGCGAATCAAAGTGCTCACTGCTGACACACAG GAAGCGATGATGGACCACGCTCTGCAGATGATCTCTTACATTGCAGACATTGGTAACATCGTGGTCCTCATGGCACGAAGGAAGCGTAAAGGACAGGATAGTGATCCTCCCTCTGACTCCACCTCGCCGTCATCCTCCTCGGGTTCGCAGAAGAAGTGCTTGATGATCTGTCATGTCTTCTCCTCTGAGGAT GCTCAGACGATAGCCCAGGCTATTGGTCAGGCGTTCGGAGTGGCCTATCAGCAGTTCCTGCATACCAACGGCCTCAAAGCCAGCGACCTGAGGCCCGGCGAGTACAGCGACTACCTGGAGAGTCAGGAGCTCTACAACGGAGACCTGGCCCACTTCTCTGACTCTCAGAACCTCAGAGAT GTGGCCATTACCAAGGCTGCTGGAGAGCTCCTGGGGGTAGCAGTGGTGGAGTCAGGCTGGGGCTCAATCCTGCCCACTGTGGTGGTGGCCAACCTACTTCACGGAGGTGCAGCTGAGCGCTCCGGCGAGCTCAGCATCGGTGACCGCATCATGTCCGTTAACGGCACCAGCATGGTGGGTCTGCCTATCACCACCTGCCAGAACATCATCCGG GACCTGAAAAGCCAAAAGTACCTGAAGCTCAGCATCGTCCACTGCCCTCCGGTCACCAGCGCGATAATCAAGAGACCAGATCTCAAGTTTCAGCTCGGCTTCAGTGTGGAGGACGGCATT ATCTGCAGTCTGATGCGGGGCGGTAtagcagagagaggaggcatTCGTGTCGGGCACCGCATCATTGAAATAAATGGACAAAGTGTTGTCGCCACGCAGCACGAAAAGATCATCCAGATCCTGACCCATGCAATTGGAGAG ATTCACTTGAAGACGATGCCTGCCTCGACATATCGGCTCTTAACGGGACAGGAGCAGCCAGTGTTTATTTGA
- the si:ch73-40i7.5 gene encoding amyloid-beta A4 precursor protein-binding family A member 3 isoform X1, with translation MDTDVCPADQSNSAPSDTQWSDSVPVNEASGVEFIRRTVAALPGSEVEDLDSFNMIEPPPLDWRSDSSSEVGSADNLDDPSFPPSDGLDKASPEEPVLVPSNISDTVAQIDINQQELVQNNSEPEQNTEVEAEEEDVAVEEEQEVRQEDLEGVGEEEDNKQVTFRDMDYIETEEEYPNRTSADEDHSRIHSLLSQLQLIGEEPHPDPQTPSHHHCSSTSEQEACSSSLITDNSTETTGLLFSESHQRDVLGLLQCTEIGARPRPTSLPHVGEVDAVVSVSYSQGDAQRFWGHYRNGQHQRHREDSLSSLPDEEYPEPVWMKLGEEPPDEEAAAVSEKQSADDRPAYKDVPGPCDPEDLLDGVIFGSKYLGSTQIKSEKNPSTNARMTQAQEAVDRIKAPEGESQPMTEVDLFISTQRIKVLTADTQEAMMDHALQMISYIADIGNIVVLMARRKRKGQDSDPPSDSTSPSSSSGSQKKCLMICHVFSSEDAQTIAQAIGQAFGVAYQQFLHTNGLKASDLRPGEYSDYLESQELYNGDLAHFSDSQNLRDVAITKAAGELLGVAVVESGWGSILPTVVVANLLHGGAAERSGELSIGDRIMSVNGTSMVGLPITTCQNIIRDLKSQKYLKLSIVHCPPVTSAIIKRPDLKFQLGFSVEDGIICSLMRGGIAERGGIRVGHRIIEINGQSVVATQHEKIIQILTHAIGEIHLKTMPASTYRLLTGQEQPVFI, from the exons ATGGACACAGACGTATGCCCTGCTGATCAGTCCAACTCTGCACCCTCAGACACCCAGTGGTCTGACTCTGTCCCTGTTAATGAAGCCTCAGGGGTTGAGTTCATTAGACGGACTGTGGCCGCTCTGCCAGGCTCAGAGGTGGAGGATCTGGACTCCTTCAACATGATTGAGCCTCCTCCATTAGACTGGAGGTCTGACTCCTCCAGTGAGGTGGGCTCCGCAGACAACCTGGATGACCCAAGCTTTCCTCCTTCTGACGGCTTAGACAAGGCCAGTCCAGAGGAGCCAGTATTAGTACCTTCAAACATTAGTGACACAGTGGCTCAGATTGACATAAACCAGCAGGAACTGGTGCAAAACAATTCAGAACCAGAGCAGAACACTGAGGTGGAAGCGGAAGAAGAGGATGTAGCAGTGGAAGAGGAACAAGAGGTGAGGCAGGAAGACTTGGAGGGTgttggggaggaggaggacaacaaGCAGGTAACATTCAGGGACATGGATTATATAGAAACAGAAGAGGAATATCCTAACAGAACATCAGCTGACGAAGACCACAGCCGCATCCACTCCCTGCTCAGCCAGCTCCAGCTGATTGGGGAAGAGCCTCATCCCGATCCTCAAACACCATCTCACCATCACTGCTCCAGCACGTCTGAGCAAGAAGCCTGCTCTTCATCCCTAATAACAGATAACAGCACTGAAACCACTGGGTTGCTGTTCTCTGAAAGCCACCAGAGAGACGTTCTAGGGCTGCTGCAGTGCACAGAGATCGGTGCTAGACCACGTCCCACCTCTTTGCCCCACGTAGGAGAGGTGGACGCAGTGGTGTCAGTTTCCTACAGTCAGGGGGATGCACAAAGGTTCTGGGGGCATTATAGGAATGGGCAACATCAGCGTCACAGGGAGgactccctctcctctctgcctgaCGAAGAGTATCCTGAACCAGTGTGGATGAAGCTGGGTGAGGAGCCTCCGGATGAAGAAGCGGCTGCAGTCAGTGAGAAG CAGAGTGCTGATGATCGCCCTGCATACAAAGACG TGCCTGGTCCCTGTGATCCTGAAGACCTGTTGGATGGGGTAATATTTGGGTCCAAGTATCTGGGCTCCACTCAGATCAAATCCGAGAAGAACCCGTCTACCAACGCTCGTATGACTCAGGCTCAGGAGGCTGTGGACCGAATAAAG GCTCCAGAGGGTGAGTCTCAGCCAATGACGGAAGTGGATCTGTTCATCTCCACGCAGCGAATCAAAGTGCTCACTGCTGACACACAG GAAGCGATGATGGACCACGCTCTGCAGATGATCTCTTACATTGCAGACATTGGTAACATCGTGGTCCTCATGGCACGAAGGAAGCGTAAAGGACAGGATAGTGATCCTCCCTCTGACTCCACCTCGCCGTCATCCTCCTCGGGTTCGCAGAAGAAGTGCTTGATGATCTGTCATGTCTTCTCCTCTGAGGAT GCTCAGACGATAGCCCAGGCTATTGGTCAGGCGTTCGGAGTGGCCTATCAGCAGTTCCTGCATACCAACGGCCTCAAAGCCAGCGACCTGAGGCCCGGCGAGTACAGCGACTACCTGGAGAGTCAGGAGCTCTACAACGGAGACCTGGCCCACTTCTCTGACTCTCAGAACCTCAGAGAT GTGGCCATTACCAAGGCTGCTGGAGAGCTCCTGGGGGTAGCAGTGGTGGAGTCAGGCTGGGGCTCAATCCTGCCCACTGTGGTGGTGGCCAACCTACTTCACGGAGGTGCAGCTGAGCGCTCCGGCGAGCTCAGCATCGGTGACCGCATCATGTCCGTTAACGGCACCAGCATGGTGGGTCTGCCTATCACCACCTGCCAGAACATCATCCGG GACCTGAAAAGCCAAAAGTACCTGAAGCTCAGCATCGTCCACTGCCCTCCGGTCACCAGCGCGATAATCAAGAGACCAGATCTCAAGTTTCAGCTCGGCTTCAGTGTGGAGGACGGCATT ATCTGCAGTCTGATGCGGGGCGGTAtagcagagagaggaggcatTCGTGTCGGGCACCGCATCATTGAAATAAATGGACAAAGTGTTGTCGCCACGCAGCACGAAAAGATCATCCAGATCCTGACCCATGCAATTGGAGAG ATTCACTTGAAGACGATGCCTGCCTCGACATATCGGCTCTTAACGGGACAGGAGCAGCCAGTGTTTATTTGA